The proteins below are encoded in one region of Paenacidovorax monticola:
- a CDS encoding peptidoglycan DD-metalloendopeptidase family protein — protein MFVSRSLVTWGSVVLAGVVLAGCGTSVNRAPVEDRGTSTAPTTATPGTVVAAPVKPLPGAENAGKPGYYTVKPGDTLIRIGLESGQGWKDIARWNSLENPNLIEVGQVLRVVPPSATVAAAPSTSESGVVTRPVTSSAVAPAVAGAASAPSKAPAASASAPAPAPTPAPAAAAPAGGDDDMGFIWPASGSLLAGFDEARNKGYDISGKAGDAVLAAADGRVVYAGAGLRGYGNLIILKHNNTYLTAYAHNQALLVKEDQSVRKGQKIAEMGSTDADRVKLHFEIRRQGKPVDPSRYLPAR, from the coding sequence ATGTTCGTATCGCGTAGTCTTGTCACCTGGGGTTCTGTGGTTCTGGCGGGGGTGGTCCTGGCCGGTTGCGGAACATCGGTGAACAGGGCTCCCGTGGAGGATCGGGGCACATCGACGGCGCCGACCACCGCCACTCCGGGGACCGTGGTGGCCGCCCCCGTGAAGCCCCTGCCCGGGGCCGAGAATGCCGGCAAGCCCGGCTACTACACCGTCAAGCCTGGGGATACCCTGATTCGCATTGGCCTGGAATCGGGGCAAGGCTGGAAGGACATCGCCCGCTGGAACAGCCTGGAGAATCCCAACCTCATCGAGGTCGGACAGGTGCTGCGCGTGGTGCCGCCGTCGGCCACGGTGGCTGCCGCGCCCAGCACCAGCGAGTCGGGCGTGGTGACGCGCCCCGTCACATCGTCGGCCGTGGCGCCTGCCGTGGCGGGAGCCGCGAGCGCGCCGTCCAAGGCGCCCGCGGCTTCGGCATCCGCCCCTGCGCCGGCCCCCACGCCCGCTCCCGCAGCGGCGGCACCGGCGGGTGGCGACGACGACATGGGCTTCATCTGGCCCGCGTCGGGCAGCCTGCTGGCGGGCTTCGACGAAGCCCGCAACAAAGGCTATGACATCAGCGGCAAGGCGGGCGATGCCGTGCTGGCTGCTGCCGATGGCCGCGTGGTGTATGCCGGTGCGGGCCTGCGCGGCTATGGCAACCTGATCATCCTCAAGCACAACAACACCTACCTGACGGCCTACGCCCACAACCAGGCGCTGCTGGTCAAGGAAGACCAGTCGGTGCGCAAGGGGCAGAAGATCGCCGAGATGGGCAGCACGGACGCGGACCGGGTCAAGCTGCACTTCGAGATCCGCCGCCAGGGCAAGCCGGTGGACCCCTCGCGCTACCTGCCGGCGCGCTGA
- the scpB gene encoding SMC-Scp complex subunit ScpB, producing MNTVDAKRVLETALICAQQPVAVRELRTLFDDALGSDTLKTLLLELQQDWAQKGVELVQVATGWRFQSRPEMREYLDRLHPEKPPRYTRATLETLAIIAYRQPVTRGDIEDIRGVTVNSLIIKQLEDRGWVEVIGHRETVGRPALFATTRQFLDDLGLQSLDQLPMLEGPAAQASMFEALGPLEAQAASEDGGLDLADEGRAWSPLAPRSRWSRPCRHWSCLAWQRPPAHSLTIQRMKNRARTTAPTEAIHERRFPSRHRGRRARSEFAEAGHAPRAA from the coding sequence ATGAACACGGTGGATGCCAAACGGGTCCTTGAAACTGCCCTGATCTGTGCGCAGCAGCCCGTGGCCGTGCGCGAGCTGCGGACCCTGTTCGATGACGCCTTGGGCTCCGACACGCTCAAGACGCTGCTGCTCGAGTTGCAGCAGGATTGGGCGCAAAAAGGGGTCGAGCTGGTCCAGGTGGCCACGGGGTGGCGCTTCCAGAGCCGCCCCGAGATGCGCGAGTACCTGGACCGGCTGCACCCGGAAAAGCCGCCGCGCTACACGCGGGCCACGCTGGAAACCCTGGCCATCATTGCCTACCGGCAGCCGGTGACGCGTGGCGATATCGAAGACATCCGGGGCGTGACGGTCAACAGTCTCATCATCAAGCAACTGGAGGACCGGGGCTGGGTTGAGGTGATCGGGCACCGCGAGACCGTGGGGCGCCCTGCGCTGTTTGCGACCACGCGGCAGTTCCTGGACGATCTGGGTCTGCAGTCCCTGGACCAGTTGCCCATGCTCGAAGGCCCCGCCGCCCAGGCCAGCATGTTCGAGGCCCTGGGGCCGCTGGAGGCGCAGGCTGCCTCTGAAGACGGCGGGCTGGACCTGGCCGACGAGGGGCGGGCCTGGAGCCCTCTGGCGCCCAGGAGCCGGTGGAGCAGGCCCTGCAGGCACTGGAGCTGCCTGGCGTGGCAGAGGCCGCCGGCACACTCCTTGACGATCCAACGAATGAAGAACCGGGCGCGGACGACAGCGCCCACGGAAGCCATCCATGAACGACGATTCCCATCCCGACATCGCGGGCGACGCGCCCGAAGCGAGTTCGCCGAAGCCGGCCACGCGCCGCGCGCCGCGTAA